In one Kitasatospora cineracea genomic region, the following are encoded:
- a CDS encoding SpoIIE family protein phosphatase, whose protein sequence is MPRSLAARVFLLQLVVIAVLVAAALAALVVQARQRTTQEAYDRSMSVAESFAHAPGTLAAMESADPSAVLQPAAEQTRTRADVAYIVAFAPDGTRWSHPDPTLIGGHVSGNFAPALAGEPFQETFDSTLFGRAVDTTVPVFDPGGKVAGLVSVGIQVRSVQEHLQAQLPVLFAAAGTALALAAAGSALVSRRLRRQTHGLGPAEMTRMYEHHDAVLHAVREGVVITGDGRLQLANDEARRLLALPADPGTALPLDALALPPALADLLATGRPATDEVHPVGERLLAVNQRPVGRSGRPQGAVATLRDTTELRALAGRAETAHRRLDLLYAAGLRIGTTLDVTRTAEELARAAVPGLADYATVELLEPVLAGAEPEPGSTAVRRTARTGVRTDFPLYPLGHPVGTAPASTIPADLAAGRALRIDLAGSDDWCANPDHARDLLDFGLHSVVSVPLQARDLVLGVVNFWRADQPPFTDDDLAFAEELALRAAVSLDNARRYTREHATATALQRSLLPGELPAHRAVDTAWRYRAAEAGVGGDWFDVIPLSGARVALVVGDVVGHGVGAAAAMGRLRTAVHNFSALDLDPDELLARLDEFVTRLDPTADGGAVTGATCLYAVYDPATGHCAMASAGHPPPALLHPDGTVHVPDLPLSPPLGTGEALPAETIGLHLDEGTLLVLFTDGLLQPRRLDPDDAYTLLAGALAGSDRTPDGACTAVLDALPPDHPDDDVALLVARARRLDPDRIAEWRLERDPATVSRVRADITATLERWDLAHKTFTTELIISELVTNTIRYGTDPVRLRLLCDDRHLICEVADGSSTSPHLRRAADTDEGGRGLYLVARCCERWGTRYLDRGKIIWVEQDLAEEPPAAEPDADALLDQWDDL, encoded by the coding sequence ATGCCGCGCAGCCTCGCCGCCCGGGTGTTCCTGCTGCAACTGGTCGTCATCGCGGTGCTGGTCGCCGCCGCACTGGCCGCCCTGGTGGTGCAGGCCCGACAGCGCACCACCCAGGAGGCGTACGACCGCTCGATGTCGGTAGCCGAGTCCTTCGCCCACGCGCCCGGCACGCTCGCCGCGATGGAGTCCGCCGACCCCAGCGCCGTGCTGCAGCCCGCCGCCGAACAGACCCGGACCAGGGCCGACGTGGCGTACATCGTGGCCTTCGCTCCCGACGGCACCCGCTGGTCGCACCCCGACCCCACCCTGATCGGCGGCCACGTCTCCGGGAACTTCGCCCCCGCCCTCGCCGGCGAACCCTTCCAGGAGACCTTCGACAGCACCCTGTTCGGGCGCGCCGTCGACACCACCGTCCCGGTCTTCGACCCCGGCGGGAAGGTCGCCGGACTGGTCTCCGTCGGCATCCAGGTGCGCAGCGTCCAGGAGCACCTGCAGGCGCAGCTGCCCGTCCTGTTCGCCGCCGCCGGGACCGCCCTCGCCCTCGCCGCCGCCGGGTCCGCGCTGGTCAGCCGGCGGCTGCGACGGCAGACCCACGGCCTCGGACCGGCCGAGATGACCCGGATGTACGAGCACCACGACGCCGTGCTGCACGCGGTGCGCGAAGGCGTGGTGATCACCGGTGACGGCCGCCTCCAGCTCGCCAACGACGAGGCCCGCCGCCTGCTAGCCCTGCCCGCCGACCCCGGCACCGCACTCCCGCTGGACGCGCTCGCCCTGCCGCCCGCCCTCGCCGACCTGCTCGCCACCGGCCGCCCGGCCACCGACGAGGTCCACCCCGTCGGCGAACGGCTGCTCGCCGTCAACCAGCGCCCGGTGGGACGCTCCGGCCGCCCCCAGGGCGCCGTCGCCACCCTGCGCGACACCACCGAACTGCGCGCCCTGGCCGGCCGCGCCGAGACCGCCCACCGCCGCCTCGACCTGCTGTACGCCGCCGGACTGCGGATCGGCACCACCCTCGACGTCACCCGCACCGCCGAGGAACTCGCCCGCGCCGCCGTCCCCGGACTCGCCGACTACGCCACCGTCGAACTGCTCGAACCCGTGCTGGCAGGAGCCGAACCCGAACCCGGCAGCACCGCCGTCCGCCGCACCGCCCGCACCGGCGTCCGCACCGACTTCCCGCTCTACCCGCTCGGCCACCCCGTCGGCACCGCCCCCGCCTCCACCATCCCCGCCGACCTCGCCGCCGGACGCGCCCTGCGGATCGACCTGGCAGGCTCCGACGACTGGTGCGCCAACCCCGACCACGCCCGAGACCTGCTCGACTTCGGGCTGCACAGCGTGGTCTCCGTCCCGCTCCAGGCCCGCGACCTGGTCCTCGGCGTGGTCAACTTCTGGCGCGCCGACCAGCCGCCGTTCACCGACGACGACCTCGCCTTCGCCGAGGAACTCGCCCTGCGCGCCGCCGTCAGCCTCGACAACGCCCGCCGCTACACCCGCGAGCACGCCACCGCCACCGCCCTGCAGCGCAGCCTGCTGCCCGGCGAACTCCCCGCGCACCGCGCCGTCGACACCGCCTGGCGCTACCGGGCCGCCGAAGCGGGCGTCGGCGGCGACTGGTTCGACGTCATCCCGCTCTCCGGCGCCCGGGTCGCCCTGGTGGTCGGCGACGTGGTCGGCCACGGCGTCGGGGCCGCGGCCGCGATGGGACGGCTGCGCACCGCCGTCCACAACTTCTCCGCGCTCGACCTCGACCCCGACGAACTCCTCGCCCGGCTCGACGAGTTCGTCACCCGCCTGGACCCCACCGCGGACGGCGGCGCGGTCACCGGCGCGACCTGCCTGTACGCCGTGTACGACCCCGCCACCGGCCACTGCGCGATGGCCTCGGCCGGCCACCCCCCGCCCGCCCTGCTGCACCCCGACGGCACCGTGCACGTCCCCGACCTGCCGCTCTCCCCGCCGCTGGGCACCGGCGAGGCGCTGCCCGCCGAGACGATCGGCCTGCACCTCGACGAGGGCACCCTGCTGGTGCTGTTCACCGACGGCCTGCTCCAGCCGCGCCGCCTCGACCCCGACGACGCCTACACCCTGCTCGCCGGCGCCCTGGCCGGCTCCGACCGCACCCCCGACGGCGCCTGCACCGCCGTCCTGGACGCCCTGCCGCCCGACCACCCCGACGACGACGTCGCGCTGCTCGTCGCCCGCGCCCGCCGCCTCGACCCCGACCGGATCGCCGAGTGGCGCCTGGAGCGCGACCCCGCCACCGTCTCCCGCGTCCGCGCCGACATCACCGCGACCCTGGAGCGCTGGGACCTGGCGCACAAGACCTTCACCACCGAGCTGATCATCAGCGAACTCGTCACCAACACCATCCGCTACGGCACCGACCCGGTCCGGCTGCGCCTGCTCTGCGACGACCGCCACCTGATCTGCGAGGTCGCCGACGGCAGCAGCACCTCCCCGCACCTGCGCCGGGCCGCCGACACCGACGAGGGCGGCCGCGGCCTCTACCTGGTGGCCCGGTGCTGCGAGCGCTGGGGCACCCGCTACCTGGACCGCGGCAAGATCATCTGGGTCGAGCAGGACCTCGCCGAGGAGCCGCCCGCCGCCGAACCGGACGCCGACGCGCTGCTCGACCAGTGGGACGACCTGTGA
- a CDS encoding Gfo/Idh/MocA family protein, with protein sequence MHDLDVGLIGSGSGARARLAAWLTLGARIRLYSPDGLQHRLAAAHSLHRVTAVGSLRQLLTPSSLVDVCVPVHGRYPLVRAAVRAGYDLVCELPTAPDPDEARRAADAADAAGVHLFPAAFDRWSTAHASLCRVLADRPAGPGTVLEFSRSAACPVRSRWFAGRGDGAGRILLEQSVHDFDRARALAGEVVRVRAECHESEQGLPTAAATTVLTHASGAVSRVLGRWGLPGTVTRSTVRLSGPGGLSWQHDSGPAPDGASTAAGHPLVLLPEEHPTVAGLRAFAVATTTGRPAGITARDGVAAARIAAAARLSARTGRDVDPSAGD encoded by the coding sequence ATGCACGACCTCGACGTGGGCCTGATCGGCTCCGGCTCCGGAGCCCGCGCCCGCCTGGCGGCCTGGCTCACCCTCGGGGCCCGAATCCGGCTCTACTCCCCCGACGGCCTCCAGCACCGCCTCGCCGCGGCACACTCCCTCCACCGGGTCACCGCGGTCGGTTCGCTGCGGCAGTTGCTCACCCCCAGCTCGCTGGTCGACGTGTGCGTGCCCGTGCACGGCCGCTACCCGCTCGTCCGGGCCGCCGTCCGGGCCGGGTACGACCTGGTGTGCGAGCTGCCGACGGCCCCCGACCCGGACGAGGCCCGGCGGGCGGCCGACGCCGCCGATGCGGCCGGGGTACACCTGTTCCCCGCGGCCTTCGATCGCTGGAGCACCGCCCACGCGTCGCTGTGCCGGGTGCTCGCCGACCGGCCCGCAGGGCCGGGAACGGTGCTCGAGTTCAGCCGGAGTGCCGCCTGCCCGGTGCGTTCGCGCTGGTTCGCGGGCCGGGGCGACGGCGCCGGGCGGATCCTGCTGGAACAGTCGGTGCACGACTTCGACCGGGCCCGGGCGCTGGCCGGGGAGGTGGTGCGGGTCCGCGCCGAGTGCCACGAGTCGGAGCAGGGGCTGCCCACGGCCGCCGCCACCACCGTCCTCACCCACGCCTCGGGAGCGGTCAGCCGGGTACTGGGCCGCTGGGGCCTCCCCGGGACGGTCACGCGGAGCACAGTGCGGCTGTCCGGACCCGGCGGTCTGAGCTGGCAGCACGACTCCGGCCCGGCCCCGGACGGGGCCTCCACCGCCGCCGGGCACCCACTCGTGCTGCTGCCCGAAGAGCACCCGACCGTGGCCGGGCTGCGAGCGTTCGCCGTGGCCACGACCACCGGCCGACCTGCCGGAATCACGGCCCGCGACGGCGTGGCGGCGGCCCGGATCGCCGCCGCTGCCCGGCTGTCCGCGCGCACCGGGCGGGACGTCGACCCGTCAGCCGGGGACTGA
- a CDS encoding phosphocholine-specific phospholipase C: protein MSDEQRRPLSRRSFLGAAGAAASVAGLAAAGSLSQAVRELAAVPVAAGSGSLADVKHVVIFMQENRAFDHYFGTLNGVRGFGDRNAITLPGGKPVWQQPNSSNPDGYIAPFRMNTATTSSICAGAAAMDWSTDLGIYNGGKFDSWNSARNPAIGMGHFARKDLDFYYELANAFTICDHYFQSTLTQTNPNRLHVFTGSNGGSVGQSAIMDNSEPSAGFTWTTYAERLQNAGISWKVYQQSDNFDDNALAWFANFKNAKAGQPLYDRGLATVPDLVAAFGNDLANGTLPQVSWIVAPAFQSEHANYRPAVGADLTARLLKQLAAHPDVWANTAFLLNYDENGGFFDHVVPPMPPTSDSDGLSTVTTSGEISGGKQMGLGFRVPMIVISPWTRGGYVCSQVFDHTSVLRFCESVFGVAETNISPWRKAVTGDLTSAFDFTSAATAWPSLPDTSHYVGDAETQCSTLPSPTIPTVQQLPVQEAGHRRARPIPYAFEAKGRVTAGTFYIDMANTGAAGQCVYICPNDYRTDGPWRHTVEAGKTLTDYFVGGTPTGAYDLSMYGPNGFHRRFKGNRVTATTSGNANPEVTAAVDGPGGTLTLTMKNNGSAACTVTLTSNAYRTDGPWTFNLAAGATTTKSLDITGSSHWYDLTATANTADGFLRRFAGHAETGRESITDPAVIGMLPVSAVSADSWETNSDTCPPANVLDDNPTSMWHTRWNPTTDPFPHDIRFDLGTARTATGLTYLPRFDGGNGRIGRYEIATSSDGTTWSSPVASGTWADDAKAKAVTFPPVTARWVRLRALTEAGNRGTWTSAAEIRVLGPST from the coding sequence ATGTCAGACGAACAGCGCCGCCCCCTCAGCCGGCGTTCCTTCCTCGGCGCCGCCGGCGCGGCCGCCTCGGTGGCCGGCCTCGCCGCTGCCGGCAGCTTGTCGCAAGCCGTGCGCGAGCTGGCCGCCGTCCCGGTGGCCGCCGGGTCCGGCAGCCTCGCGGACGTCAAGCACGTCGTGATCTTCATGCAGGAGAACCGGGCCTTCGACCACTACTTCGGCACCCTGAACGGCGTGCGCGGCTTCGGCGACCGCAACGCGATCACCCTGCCCGGCGGCAAGCCGGTCTGGCAGCAGCCCAACTCGTCCAACCCGGACGGCTACATCGCCCCGTTCCGGATGAACACCGCCACCACCAGCTCGATCTGCGCGGGCGCGGCGGCCATGGACTGGTCCACCGACCTCGGGATCTACAACGGCGGCAAGTTCGACTCCTGGAACTCGGCCCGCAACCCCGCCATCGGCATGGGCCACTTCGCCCGCAAGGACCTCGACTTCTACTACGAGCTGGCGAACGCCTTCACCATCTGCGACCACTACTTCCAGTCCACCCTGACCCAGACCAACCCCAACCGCTTGCACGTCTTCACCGGCAGCAACGGCGGCTCGGTCGGCCAGAGCGCGATCATGGACAACTCCGAGCCCTCGGCGGGCTTCACCTGGACCACCTACGCCGAGCGCCTGCAGAACGCCGGGATCTCCTGGAAGGTCTACCAGCAGAGCGACAACTTCGACGACAACGCACTCGCCTGGTTCGCCAACTTCAAGAACGCCAAGGCCGGCCAGCCGCTGTACGACCGCGGCCTGGCCACCGTCCCCGACCTGGTCGCCGCGTTCGGCAACGACCTGGCCAACGGCACGCTCCCGCAGGTCAGTTGGATCGTCGCCCCGGCCTTCCAGTCCGAGCACGCCAACTACCGTCCCGCGGTCGGCGCCGACCTCACCGCCCGGCTGCTCAAGCAGCTCGCCGCCCATCCCGACGTGTGGGCCAACACCGCCTTCCTGCTCAACTACGACGAGAACGGCGGCTTCTTCGACCACGTGGTCCCGCCGATGCCGCCGACCTCCGACAGCGACGGTCTGTCCACCGTCACCACCAGCGGCGAGATTTCGGGCGGCAAGCAGATGGGTCTGGGCTTCCGCGTCCCGATGATCGTCATCTCGCCGTGGACCCGCGGCGGCTACGTCTGCTCGCAGGTCTTCGACCACACCTCGGTACTGCGCTTCTGCGAGAGCGTCTTCGGGGTCGCCGAGACCAACATCAGCCCCTGGCGCAAGGCCGTCACCGGCGACCTCACCTCCGCGTTCGACTTCACCTCCGCCGCCACCGCGTGGCCGAGCCTGCCGGACACCAGCCACTACGTCGGCGACGCCGAGACCCAGTGCTCCACCCTGCCCTCGCCCACCATCCCGACCGTCCAGCAACTGCCGGTCCAGGAGGCCGGTCACCGCAGGGCCCGCCCGATCCCGTACGCCTTCGAGGCCAAGGGCCGCGTCACGGCCGGCACCTTCTACATCGACATGGCCAACACCGGCGCGGCCGGCCAGTGCGTCTACATCTGCCCCAACGACTACCGCACCGACGGCCCGTGGCGGCACACCGTCGAGGCCGGCAAGACGCTCACCGACTACTTCGTCGGCGGCACGCCCACCGGCGCCTACGACCTGTCGATGTACGGCCCCAACGGCTTCCACCGCCGGTTCAAGGGCAACCGGGTCACCGCCACCACCAGCGGCAACGCCAACCCGGAGGTCACCGCGGCGGTCGACGGCCCCGGCGGCACCCTCACCCTCACCATGAAGAACAACGGCAGCGCCGCCTGCACCGTCACCCTCACCTCCAACGCCTACCGCACCGACGGCCCCTGGACGTTCAACCTCGCGGCCGGCGCGACCACCACCAAGAGCCTGGACATCACCGGCTCCTCGCACTGGTACGACCTCACCGCCACCGCCAACACCGCCGACGGCTTCCTGCGCCGCTTCGCCGGCCACGCCGAGACCGGCCGCGAGTCCATCACCGACCCCGCTGTCATCGGCATGCTGCCCGTCAGCGCCGTCAGCGCGGACAGCTGGGAGACCAACAGCGACACCTGCCCGCCCGCCAACGTGCTGGACGACAACCCGACCAGCATGTGGCACACCCGCTGGAACCCCACCACCGACCCGTTCCCGCACGACATCCGCTTCGACCTCGGCACCGCCCGCACCGCCACCGGCCTGACCTACCTGCCCCGTTTCGACGGCGGAAACGGCCGGATCGGCAGGTACGAGATCGCCACCAGCTCCGACGGAACCACCTGGAGCAGCCCGGTCGCCTCCGGCACCTGGGCCGACGACGCCAAGGCCAAGGCCGTCACCTTCCCGCCCGTCACCGCCCGCTGGGTCCGCCTGCGCGCCCTCACCGAGGCCGGCAACCGCGGCACCTGGACCAGCGCCGCCGAGATCCGCGTCCTGGGCCCCAGCACCTGA
- a CDS encoding NPCBM/NEW2 domain-containing protein, which yields MASVPSHGVVMYEVSSAGTTNATAPSAGTHSAGDLPRLAFSTGWGTVRTDSSVDGNALTIGGTAYGKGIGTHADSGVHLWLGGACRNFSAQVGVDDEVGANGSVSFQVYGDGRLLTTSGVKQGGQAATHLSASTTGVKELELRVTDARDGIDYDHADWADAQLACGSVTYEAEAAGNTRSGAAAPRACTACSGGQTMGDIGNTPANYLVVNNVTAAAAGNQPMAITYELSGTRSLFVSVNGGSDTQVTLTGTDWSKPTTSTVTVPLNAGANTVKFHNDTAYAPDIDAITIG from the coding sequence ATGGCCTCGGTGCCCTCGCACGGCGTGGTGATGTACGAGGTGAGCAGCGCCGGCACCACGAACGCCACCGCTCCGTCCGCCGGAACGCACTCCGCCGGGGACCTTCCCCGGCTGGCCTTCTCCACCGGCTGGGGAACGGTCCGCACCGACTCCTCGGTCGACGGGAACGCGCTGACCATCGGCGGCACCGCCTACGGCAAGGGCATCGGCACCCACGCCGACTCCGGGGTCCACCTGTGGCTGGGAGGGGCCTGCCGCAACTTCTCCGCGCAGGTCGGCGTCGACGACGAGGTCGGCGCCAACGGTTCCGTCAGCTTCCAGGTCTACGGCGACGGCAGGCTCCTGACCACCAGCGGTGTCAAGCAGGGCGGCCAGGCGGCCACCCACCTGTCCGCGTCGACCACCGGCGTCAAGGAACTCGAACTGCGGGTCACCGACGCCCGTGACGGCATCGACTACGACCACGCGGACTGGGCCGACGCCCAGCTGGCCTGCGGCAGCGTCACCTACGAGGCGGAAGCCGCCGGCAACACGCGAAGCGGCGCCGCGGCCCCCCGCGCCTGCACGGCCTGCTCCGGTGGCCAGACCATGGGCGACATCGGGAACACCCCGGCCAACTACCTGGTCGTCAACAACGTCACGGCGGCGGCCGCCGGCAACCAGCCGATGGCCATCACCTACGAGCTGAGCGGGACCCGGTCGCTCTTCGTCAGTGTCAACGGCGGCTCGGACACCCAGGTGACCCTGACCGGGACCGACTGGTCGAAGCCGACCACCAGCACCGTGACGGTCCCGCTGAACGCGGGCGCCAACACCGTCAAGTTCCACAACGACACCGCGTACGCCCCCGACATCGACGCGATCACCATCGGCTAG
- a CDS encoding MGH1-like glycoside hydrolase domain-containing protein: MRASSLLGFLATGARFTAQYTEPIQANASVTSLHRLNVSWPGTLLRPATTRRSPLSVSAKPTALAWTETHTFDDAERSVEAEAVTDAFDPASAADVLRQKFEHQIAGGNDAGMTPDVVGFRTPAAGPGHSGLLNTKPLLEGWATWQVHRAGQDKNFLAEMRSRPVAEHDWWLHKRDHDHNCLLGYGTTPTADSNSWALTAAAQESGRDSELRFDVGKGLHDTDENGNLIGCSLNQESVGLNAFMANSDCGPARITAVPGKSDDASAFEAKTTDLDGKTQGAVFDPATNYFHDTRLGTDALYKHGDYTHGSAWPDQSPSVPQASNGIVSAATPRSGRSVRIGHRHRRQQWRIRAARTAPR; the protein is encoded by the coding sequence ATGCGAGCCAGTTCACTGCTCGGATTCCTCGCGACCGGGGCACGCTTCACCGCCCAGTACACCGAGCCGATTCAGGCGAACGCGTCCGTCACCAGCCTCCACCGGCTGAACGTCTCCTGGCCGGGCACCCTGCTGCGCCCGGCCACCACCCGGCGCAGTCCGCTGTCCGTCTCCGCCAAGCCCACCGCCTTGGCCTGGACCGAGACGCACACCTTCGACGACGCCGAACGCTCCGTCGAAGCAGAGGCCGTCACGGACGCCTTCGACCCGGCGTCGGCCGCCGACGTGCTGCGCCAGAAGTTCGAGCACCAGATCGCCGGCGGCAACGACGCCGGGATGACCCCCGACGTGGTCGGCTTCCGCACCCCTGCCGCCGGCCCCGGGCACTCCGGCCTGCTCAACACCAAGCCCCTACTAGAGGGTTGGGCCACCTGGCAGGTCCACCGGGCCGGGCAGGACAAGAACTTCCTGGCCGAGATGCGCTCCAGGCCCGTCGCCGAGCACGACTGGTGGCTGCACAAGCGCGACCACGACCACAACTGCCTCCTCGGGTACGGCACCACCCCCACCGCCGACAGCAACTCCTGGGCCCTGACCGCCGCCGCGCAGGAGAGCGGCAGAGACTCCGAACTCCGCTTCGACGTCGGTAAGGGCCTGCACGACACCGACGAGAACGGCAACCTGATCGGCTGCTCCCTCAACCAGGAGTCCGTCGGCCTCAACGCCTTCATGGCCAACAGCGACTGCGGCCCGGCCCGGATCACCGCCGTCCCCGGCAAGAGCGACGACGCCTCAGCCTTCGAAGCCAAGACCACGGACCTGGACGGGAAAACCCAGGGCGCCGTGTTCGACCCCGCCACCAACTACTTCCACGACACCCGCCTCGGCACCGACGCGCTCTACAAACACGGCGACTACACCCACGGCAGCGCCTGGCCCGACCAGTCCCCTTCAGTGCCGCAGGCCTCGAACGGTATCGTTTCGGCGGCAACGCCCCGATCCGGGAGAAGTGTACGAATCGGCCACCGGCACCGGCGTCAACAATGGCGAATACGCGCAGCGCGGACGGCACCCCGCTGA
- a CDS encoding Gfo/Idh/MocA family oxidoreductase, translating to MKVGLLPFAHTHALSYAALLRDMDGVELLIADPDGTDPEHLRGKELADHLGVAYALSYEDLFAWQPDAVVVCAENARHRELVELAARHGADMLCEKPHATTPEDARAMIDACAAAGVRLAVAHPARFGPAYAALRADARSGQRGRILAVRGANFGRLTDDTRAWFSDHELAGGGALMDHTVHVADLLDGTHATIDCSWSQPLHHPHWSDVELRVVGEKATVELTASGQLVSGYDEANRRSTVHAWSPDLDHALLSTFLHGPAEGAVDVPDGEAGLRALRIVTAGYAAARTGQPVPTGY from the coding sequence ATGAAGGTCGGCCTGCTGCCGTTCGCCCACACCCACGCCCTGTCCTACGCCGCGCTGCTGCGCGACATGGACGGCGTCGAACTGCTCATCGCCGACCCCGACGGCACCGATCCCGAACACCTGCGCGGCAAGGAACTCGCCGACCACCTCGGAGTCGCCTACGCACTCAGCTACGAGGACCTGTTCGCCTGGCAGCCCGACGCGGTCGTCGTCTGCGCCGAGAACGCCCGCCACCGCGAGCTGGTCGAACTCGCCGCCCGGCACGGCGCGGACATGCTGTGCGAGAAGCCGCACGCCACAACCCCCGAGGACGCCCGCGCCATGATCGACGCCTGCGCCGCCGCGGGCGTGCGCCTGGCCGTCGCCCACCCGGCGCGCTTCGGCCCCGCCTACGCCGCGCTGCGGGCCGACGCCCGCTCCGGGCAGCGCGGCCGGATCCTCGCGGTGCGCGGCGCCAACTTCGGCCGGCTCACCGATGACACCCGGGCCTGGTTCTCCGATCACGAACTCGCGGGCGGCGGCGCCCTGATGGACCACACCGTGCACGTCGCCGACCTGCTCGACGGCACCCACGCCACCATCGACTGCAGCTGGAGCCAGCCTCTTCACCACCCCCACTGGAGCGACGTCGAGCTGCGGGTGGTCGGCGAGAAGGCCACCGTCGAACTCACCGCCTCCGGTCAGCTGGTCAGCGGCTACGACGAAGCGAACCGCCGCTCCACCGTGCACGCCTGGAGCCCCGACCTCGACCACGCCCTGCTCAGCACCTTTCTGCACGGCCCGGCCGAGGGCGCCGTCGACGTCCCCGACGGCGAAGCGGGCCTGCGCGCCCTGCGGATCGTCACGGCCGGCTACGCGGCCGCCCGCACCGGGCAGCCCGTGCCGACCGGCTACTGA